A genomic window from Agrobacterium tumefaciens includes:
- a CDS encoding type 1 glutamine amidotransferase domain-containing protein — MKLIRSLAATLALIFAGAQAEAANILVVLSDENHLDLKDGKVFKTGFYLNELMQPVKAFLDAGHEVTFATPKGKIPAVDKTSIDKMYFGGDEAAMRAGEALLAELKILDERASPVVSLSRIEQIGYDHFDAVYVPGGHAPMQDLLVSPELGALLRQFHTEGKITALMCHGPIALMSTLNDAATFKDGLETGATPKTPADWIYAGYRVTVFSNEEEEMAKPLLGGGEMRFYPQDALQQAGAIFVSNKTAFEPNMVTDRELITGQNPATANQVASEILKRLKTKM, encoded by the coding sequence ATGAAACTGATCCGTTCGCTTGCGGCAACGCTTGCACTCATCTTCGCCGGCGCGCAGGCCGAAGCTGCCAACATCCTCGTCGTGCTCTCGGACGAAAATCATCTTGATCTCAAGGACGGCAAGGTTTTCAAGACCGGTTTCTATCTCAATGAACTGATGCAGCCGGTGAAGGCCTTTCTCGACGCCGGCCACGAGGTGACCTTCGCAACGCCGAAGGGCAAAATCCCGGCCGTCGACAAGACCTCGATCGACAAAATGTATTTCGGCGGAGACGAGGCAGCCATGCGCGCGGGCGAAGCCCTGCTTGCGGAACTGAAGATACTGGATGAGCGCGCTTCACCCGTCGTTAGCCTCTCGCGCATCGAACAGATCGGTTATGATCATTTCGACGCGGTCTATGTTCCGGGCGGACATGCCCCCATGCAGGATTTGCTGGTCAGCCCCGAACTTGGCGCGCTTCTCCGGCAGTTTCACACGGAGGGAAAGATAACGGCGCTGATGTGCCATGGGCCGATTGCCCTGATGTCCACTCTGAACGATGCCGCTACATTCAAAGACGGCCTGGAGACCGGTGCGACCCCGAAGACCCCCGCCGACTGGATTTATGCCGGATACAGGGTCACCGTCTTCAGCAATGAGGAAGAAGAAATGGCCAAGCCGTTGCTTGGCGGCGGTGAGATGAGGTTCTATCCCCAGGATGCCCTGCAGCAAGCCGGCGCGATTTTCGTCAGCAACAAGACGGCCTTCGAACCGAACATGGTAACTGACCGTGAATTGATCACAGGCCAGAACCCGGCAACCGCGAATCAAGTCGCAAGCGAAATCCTCAAGCGTTTGAAAACAAAGATGTGA